A single Dasypus novemcinctus isolate mDasNov1 chromosome 4, mDasNov1.1.hap2, whole genome shotgun sequence DNA region contains:
- the CFAP410 gene encoding cilia- and flagella-associated protein 410 translates to MKLTRKMVLARAKASELDSVRKLNCWGSRLTDISICREMPSLEVITLSVNSVSSLEPVSRCRHLRELYLRRNRIRSLAELFHLKGLPRLRVLWLAENPCCGADPRLYRMTVLRALPGLQKLDNQAVTEEELTHALAEGDEITAAPPQVDPQDGDHGVCHSPPETGRVALRYSDEAASLQEPPGTPPPSQDQFPSSSQREAASSWRSRNNVLTAILLLLRELDAEGLQAVQQTVASRLQALPRREPLEDAQ, encoded by the exons ATGAAGCTGACGCGGAAGATGGTCCTGGCGCGCGCCAAGGCCTCGGAGCTGGACAGCGTGCGGAAGCTCAACTGCTG GGGCAGCCGCCTCACGGAT ATTTCCATCTGCCGGGAAATGCCCAGCCTGGAAGTGATCACCCTCAG CGTCAACAGCGTGTCGAGCCTGGAGCCCGTGAGCCGCTGCCGGCACCTGCGCGAGCTGTACCTGAGGAGGAACCGCATCCGCAGCCTGGCCGAGCTCTTCCACCTGAAGGGCCTGCCGCGCCTGAGGGTGCTGTGGCTGGCGGAGAACCCCTGCTGCGGCGCCGACCCCCGCCTCTACCGCATGACCGTGCTGCGCGCCCTGCCCGGCCTGCAGAAGCTGGACAACCAGG CTGTGACCGAGGAGGAGCTGACCCACGCCCTGGCGGAGGGGGACGAGATCACGGCCGCCCCACCCCAAGTGGACCCCCAGGACGGCGACCACGGTGTCTGCCACAGCCCCCCCGAGACGGGCCGGGTGGCGCTGCGCTACAGTGACGAGGCGGCCAG CTTGCAGGAGCCCCCGGGCACGCCGCCGCCCTCCCAGGACCAGTTTCCCTCCTCGTCCCAGAGAGAGGCCGCCAGCAGCTGGAGGAGCAGG AACAACGTGCTGACGGCCATCCTGCTGCTGCTGAGGGAGCTGGACGCGGAGGGGCTGCAGGCCGTGCAGCAGACCGTGGCCAGCCGGCTCCAGGCCCTGCCGCGGCGGGAGCCGCTGGAGGACGCCCAGTGA